A part of Uloborus diversus isolate 005 chromosome 6, Udiv.v.3.1, whole genome shotgun sequence genomic DNA contains:
- the LOC129224321 gene encoding methylglutaconyl-CoA hydratase, mitochondrial-like, producing the protein MYFTNHFRNIPLRLASSKFYNPIRKSACKVSTVQSQGFVMEKLTGDREGIVTLGFNRPETKNALSKSMLDSFSEAVESIKYDKSARVVILHSLVKNIFCAGADLKERAVMPESEVGRFVGKICQLITNFYDLPLPTIAAIDGPALGGGLEISLACDIRIASSTAKVGLVETKLGIIPGGGGTQRLPRIVGPAVAKELIFTGRIIDGSTALEIGLVNHAVEQNSDGNAAFLKALELSEEISKQGPIAVRLAKLAINKGLEVDLHTGLALEEANYAQTIGTKDRIEGLVAFKEKRPPKFTAE; encoded by the coding sequence atgtatttcacaaATCATTTCAGAAACATTCCATTGCGCTTAGCTTCTTCTAAATTTTACAATCCTATCAGGAAGAGTGCTTGCAAAGTTAGTACAGTTCAATCTCAAGGTTTTGTCATGGAAAAATTGACAGGAGATCGGGAAGGTATTGTAACATTAGGCTTCAATCGTCCAGAAACAAAAAACGCATTAAGCAAGTCAATGTTAGATTCCTTTAGTGAAGCTGTTGAGTCAATAAAATACGATAAAAGTGCAAGGGTGGTTATACTTCatagtttagtgaaaaatatattttgtgctgGAGCTGATTTAAAGGAAAGAGCGGTAATGCCCGAATCTGAAGTAGGACGTTTTGTTGGCAAAATTTGCCAATTAATTACGAACTTTTATGACCTTCCTTTGCCAACGATTGCTGCTATTGATGGCCCAGCTCTTGGTGGTGGTTTAGAAATATCATTGGCATGTGACATAAGAATCGCGTCTTCGACTGCCAAAGTGGGTTTGGTAGAAACAAAGCTGGGTATCATTCCTGGAGGTGGAGGAACTCAGCGTTTGCCTCGCATTGTCGGACCTGCTGTTGCGAAAGAACTTATCTTTACTGGTCGAATCATTGATGGATCCACCGCTTTGGAAATAGGATTGGTGAACCATGCAGTTGAGCAAAATTCTGATGGGAATGCAGCATTTCTCAAAGCACTAGAGCTTTCAGAAGAAATAAGTAAACAGGGACCTATTGCTGTGAGACTGGCTAAGTTAGCAATCAATAAAGGCTTGGAAGTTGATCTCCATACTGGCTTAGCATTGGAAGAAGCCAACTATGCTCAAACTATAGGAACAAAAGATCGTATTGAAGGTCTTgttgcttttaaagaaaaaagaccTCCAAAATTTACAGCGGAATAA
- the LOC129224008 gene encoding protein YIF1B-B-like has translation MNPSRRTSGPRRQKEHRPGNPADFRYNQFNPAAPQLFNDTSGGYIQPPYPQNLGPVGMAPGGWDQSFAQPSFPGQQLLTDPMASMAMQYGQNLADQGKIMVEQKLEKYVPISKMKYYFAVDTGYVTKKLGLLFFPFTHKEWAVHYNNQNEPVAPRYDVNAPDLYIPTMAFVTYILTAGYILGSQNRFTPEQLGIQASSALGWSLVEIVLLFLALYVLNASSTLSVFDLISFCCYKYVCMVAVLIACICFSSLGYYVILAYSSLSLGFFLIRTLRVLVLPKTTADHYSSSSRHSSYLLLIICIVQPILMYALTKHFVSQQTVSQIVE, from the exons ATGAATCCTTCTAGAAGAACaa GTGGCCCTAGAAGGCAAAAGGAGCACAGGCCTGGCAATCCAGCTGATTTCCGGTATAATCAGTTCAATCCCGCTGCTCCAcaactttttaatgacacaagTGGTGGATATATCCAACCTCCCTATCCTCAAAATCTTGGCCCAG ttgGTATGGCTCCTGGAGGATGGGATCAAAGTTTTGCCCAGCCATCCTTTCCTGGACAGCAACTGTTAACTGACCCTATGGCTTCAATGGCTATGCAGTATGGCCAGAATCTTGCTGATCAAGGAAAGATTATGGTTGAGCAAAAG ttggaGAAATATGTTCCCATATCAAAGATGAAGTATTATTTTGCAGTTGATACAGGCTATGTGACAAAAAAACTTGGTTTGCTCTTTTTCCCCTTTACGCATAAA gAATGGGCTGTTCATTATAATAATCAAAATGAACCTGTTGCTCCAAGATATGATGTTAATGCCCCTGATTTATATATTCCCA CCATGGCATTTGTTACATACATTCTGACAGCTGGCTATATTCTTGGCTCACAGAACAG ATTTACACCAGAACAGCTTGGTATTCAAGCAAGCTCTGCCTTAGGCTGGTCCTTGGTAGAAATTGTGTTATTGTTTCTCGCTCTCTATGTTTTAAATGCTTCTTCAACATTGAGTGTATTCGATTTGATTTCATTTTGTTGCTATAAATATGTTTG tatggTTGCTGTATTAATAGCATGTATTTGCTTCAGCTCATTAGGATATTATGTCATTTTAGCATATAGTAGTCTGTCCCTTGGATTCTTTCTG ATACGTACATTACGAGTTCTAGTTCTGCCAAAAACAACTGCTGATCATTATTCCTCTAGCAGCCGACACAGCTCTTATCTCTTGTTAATAATTTGTATAGTTCAGCCTATCCTTATGTATGCACTTACTAAACACTTTGTTTCTCAACAAACTGTATCTCAAATTGTGgagtaa